One part of the Desulfovibrio sp. genome encodes these proteins:
- the argH gene encoding argininosuccinate lyase, giving the protein MKTNQSWGGRFAEGPKEAVAQYTDSQSYDRALYAQDIRASQAHARMLGRQGVISQSEARILVNGLDRVREEIEAGNFVWKPELEDVHMNIEARLTELVGDVGKKLHTGRSRNDQVGLTFRLFVADRLETWRQRAAYLCSVLAEKAAEHKTDILPGCTHLQPAQPVSLAHHLLAYASMFRRDAMRLEDTLERVRISPLGAAALAGTTYPLDPQSVADEVGFADIYSNSMDAVSDRDFVLEALFDGSAIMMHLSRLCEEIILWANPAFGFVRLSDGYSTGSSIMPQKKNPDVAELMRGKTGRVYGALTGLLTVMKGLPLAYNRDMQEDKEGFLDADRTVEASLRLMAGMLEELTFRTDRMREACKAGFLNATELADYLVGKGIPFREAHHITGQAVAMAEKAGKGLEDLTLGELQILEQRIDDSVFAILEYAAAVSRRETPGGTGPHSVETQLAQMHEWLGQILGKD; this is encoded by the coding sequence ATGAAGACCAACCAGAGCTGGGGCGGCCGCTTTGCCGAAGGCCCCAAGGAAGCCGTGGCCCAGTATACGGATTCGCAATCCTACGACAGGGCGCTTTACGCCCAGGATATCCGCGCTTCACAGGCGCATGCCCGCATGCTGGGCCGCCAGGGCGTCATCAGCCAGAGCGAGGCCCGGATTCTGGTCAACGGTCTGGACCGCGTACGAGAAGAAATCGAGGCTGGCAATTTTGTGTGGAAGCCAGAACTTGAAGACGTGCACATGAATATCGAGGCGCGCCTCACCGAGCTTGTGGGAGATGTGGGCAAAAAGCTGCACACGGGCCGCAGCCGCAACGATCAGGTGGGCCTGACCTTTCGGCTTTTTGTGGCCGACCGCCTCGAAACCTGGCGGCAGCGCGCGGCCTACCTGTGCTCTGTGCTGGCCGAAAAGGCCGCCGAACACAAAACGGATATCCTGCCCGGCTGCACCCACCTGCAGCCCGCCCAGCCCGTAAGCCTTGCCCACCACCTGCTGGCATACGCCTCCATGTTTCGCCGCGACGCCATGCGCCTTGAAGACACCCTTGAGCGTGTGCGCATTTCACCCCTTGGCGCGGCTGCCCTGGCCGGAACAACCTATCCCCTCGACCCGCAGAGCGTGGCCGACGAGGTGGGCTTTGCCGATATTTACAGCAATTCCATGGACGCCGTTTCTGACCGCGACTTTGTGCTCGAAGCCCTTTTTGACGGTTCGGCCATCATGATGCACCTTTCGCGCCTGTGCGAAGAAATCATCCTGTGGGCCAACCCCGCCTTTGGTTTCGTGCGCCTTTCCGATGGTTACTCCACCGGCTCGTCCATCATGCCGCAAAAGAAAAACCCTGACGTTGCCGAGCTCATGCGCGGCAAGACAGGGCGTGTTTACGGCGCGCTTACCGGCCTGCTCACGGTCATGAAGGGTCTGCCCTTGGCCTATAACCGCGACATGCAGGAAGACAAGGAAGGTTTCCTTGATGCTGACCGCACGGTCGAAGCCTCGCTGCGCCTCATGGCGGGCATGCTTGAAGAACTGACCTTCCGCACCGACCGCATGCGCGAAGCCTGCAAGGCCGGGTTCCTCAACGCTACCGAGCTGGCCGACTACCTCGTGGGCAAGGGCATTCCCTTCCGCGAGGCGCACCACATCACCGGTCAGGCCGTGGCCATGGCCGAAAAGGCTGGCAAGGGCCTTGAAGATCTTACCCTCGGCGAGCTCCAGATTCTTGAGCAGCGCATTGATGATTCGGTTTTTGCCATTCTGGAATACGCCGCAGCCGTGAGCCGCCGCGAAACCCCCGGTGGTACTGGCCCCCACTCTGTTGAAACCCAGCTTGCACAGATGCACGAATGGCTTGGCCAGATTCTGGGCAAGGATTAG